A single Crateriforma conspicua DNA region contains:
- the serC gene encoding 3-phosphoserine/phosphohydroxythreonine transaminase: MSSALTDSAQQRVFNFSAGPAALPLSVLEEVRDELVCYPGAGASIMEISHRDKRFVDLLHDAQATLRQLLGISDDYEVLFLQGGAALQFSMIPANLLRGTGKTAQYLLTGSWGKKAIKEAKKEGAAESIYDAGETNYDRLPAAGDYQVADDAAYLYYCSNETIQGVQFTDEPACPDSVPLVSDASSDFLCRPLDISKYGLLYACAQKNAGPAGVTVVVVRKDLLQRSPADLPGYLNYNNHAEADSEWNTPPTFAIYVLGKIAKWLRDDIGGLDAMLQQNQEKSQTLYQVIDQSNGFYRGHAQTEARSLMNVTFNLPNDDLQASFIAEAAKHDLTALKGHRSVGGIRASIYNAMPVEGVNTLANFMKDFAKANG; this comes from the coding sequence ATGAGCTCAGCCCTGACCGATTCCGCCCAGCAACGCGTTTTCAACTTTTCCGCAGGTCCGGCCGCTTTGCCGTTGTCGGTCTTGGAAGAAGTCCGGGATGAACTGGTGTGTTATCCCGGTGCCGGTGCGTCCATTATGGAAATCAGCCACCGGGACAAACGATTTGTCGATCTGTTGCACGATGCCCAGGCGACGCTGCGTCAGTTGCTGGGAATCAGCGACGATTATGAAGTCTTGTTCTTACAGGGCGGTGCGGCGCTGCAGTTTTCGATGATCCCCGCGAATCTGTTGCGAGGCACCGGAAAGACCGCTCAGTACCTGTTGACCGGATCGTGGGGCAAAAAGGCGATCAAGGAAGCCAAGAAGGAAGGGGCTGCCGAATCGATCTATGACGCCGGCGAAACCAATTACGATCGACTGCCCGCGGCCGGTGATTATCAGGTCGCCGACGATGCGGCGTATCTGTACTACTGCAGCAATGAAACCATCCAAGGCGTCCAGTTCACCGACGAACCGGCATGTCCCGATTCGGTCCCCTTGGTCAGCGACGCGTCCAGCGATTTTCTGTGTCGCCCCTTGGACATTTCCAAATACGGGCTGTTGTATGCGTGTGCCCAAAAGAATGCCGGGCCGGCCGGCGTCACCGTTGTCGTCGTTCGCAAAGATTTGCTGCAACGCAGCCCTGCGGATCTGCCGGGTTACCTGAACTACAACAACCACGCCGAAGCCGATTCGGAATGGAACACCCCACCGACCTTCGCCATCTACGTCCTTGGCAAAATCGCCAAGTGGTTGCGGGATGACATCGGCGGCTTGGATGCCATGCTACAGCAGAATCAAGAAAAGTCTCAAACGCTGTATCAGGTGATCGACCAAAGCAACGGTTTCTATCGCGGTCACGCCCAGACCGAGGCGCGTTCACTGATGAACGTGACATTCAATTTGCCCAACGATGATCTGCAGGCCAGTTTCATCGCCGAAGCCGCTAAGCATGATTTGACGGCTTTGAAGGGACACCGCAGCGTCGGCGGGATTCGCGCCAGCATCTACAACGCAATGCCGGTGGAAGGTGTGAACACGTTGGCCAACTTCATGAAAGACTTTGCCAAAGCCAACGGCTAA
- a CDS encoding O-antigen ligase family protein, with the protein MMPEAVADADDFAADAGGGCSGWTRRLLWASTALAIFVGPVDIVADGGTMTVGLDPVVAVKLGTALIAMIWSAWGLATCRGVRELVLSMPALLLFGILFLVLLATPRAVSSASAATALINTTYVVFIATSLVGLGIRGTVSAMTVGMFVYTCCAWGLYLLLPRYGVFPEDLGGGLIVYRLGGMGHPNGVSRAICLGLILSVWLWKSGRIPTRWFALVAPVFAVAAYLAWSRTSLVATAIALLILWADQILRRRVVAAITVLAMVGITALTVAWMAGYGESIAEIALSKLTKTGSTEELTTGTGRAEIWAYSIDLIRQRPWIGHGFNAGPTLLERFSQSTHNAVLHASLAGGVVAGGFMVVLLIVTLNLFLTAGHPLIRAVAFFVLISCLLEETVLETFPGPCTLTWLMCLFYPTYVWMQRHNHEASDLANKRQPLLTTRSTGISTSPSPSH; encoded by the coding sequence ATGATGCCCGAAGCCGTCGCCGACGCCGATGATTTCGCCGCCGACGCAGGCGGCGGCTGCAGCGGTTGGACCCGGCGATTGCTGTGGGCCAGCACGGCACTGGCGATCTTCGTCGGCCCGGTGGACATCGTCGCCGACGGCGGCACGATGACGGTCGGCCTGGACCCGGTCGTAGCCGTCAAATTGGGGACGGCGCTGATCGCAATGATCTGGTCAGCCTGGGGCCTGGCGACCTGTCGCGGCGTCCGCGAATTGGTCCTGTCGATGCCGGCGTTGCTGCTGTTCGGGATCTTGTTCCTGGTATTGTTGGCCACACCACGGGCGGTCAGCTCGGCGTCGGCGGCCACCGCACTGATCAACACCACCTATGTGGTATTCATTGCCACGTCGCTGGTCGGCCTGGGCATCCGAGGCACCGTGTCGGCGATGACCGTCGGCATGTTTGTCTATACCTGTTGTGCCTGGGGGCTTTACCTGCTTTTGCCTCGCTATGGCGTGTTCCCCGAAGACTTGGGCGGTGGGCTGATCGTCTATCGGCTCGGCGGCATGGGTCACCCCAACGGGGTCAGCCGTGCGATTTGCCTGGGCCTGATCCTTTCGGTGTGGCTGTGGAAATCCGGTCGAATCCCCACGCGTTGGTTTGCCCTGGTCGCACCCGTCTTCGCCGTCGCGGCTTATCTGGCGTGGAGCCGAACCAGCCTGGTGGCCACGGCGATCGCGCTGCTGATTCTATGGGCCGACCAAATCCTTCGGCGCCGCGTGGTCGCGGCAATCACCGTACTGGCCATGGTCGGTATCACCGCACTGACGGTCGCCTGGATGGCTGGGTACGGCGAATCGATCGCCGAAATCGCGTTGTCGAAATTGACCAAGACGGGCAGCACCGAAGAACTGACCACCGGAACGGGGCGTGCCGAGATCTGGGCCTACTCGATCGACCTGATTCGCCAAAGGCCATGGATCGGTCACGGATTCAATGCCGGCCCCACATTGCTGGAACGCTTTTCACAGTCGACGCACAACGCGGTGCTGCACGCGTCCCTGGCCGGCGGCGTCGTTGCCGGCGGGTTCATGGTGGTGCTGTTGATCGTGACTTTGAATCTGTTTTTAACGGCCGGCCATCCGCTGATCCGTGCGGTGGCATTCTTTGTGTTGATCAGTTGCCTGTTGGAAGAAACCGTCTTGGAAACGTTTCCCGGCCCCTGCACGCTGACTTGGCTGATGTGTCTGTTCTACCCGACCTATGTATGGATGCAGCGACACAACCACGAAGCGTCGGACCTTGCGAACAAACGCCAACCGTTGCTGACGACCCGCAGCACCGGAATCAGCACCAGCCCATCACCGTCGCATTAG
- a CDS encoding glycosyltransferase, protein MELTEQSQTESRKSSPFRRGHFVGSESSQDGASDSQRTLSVAVYLADQNPHRDRSLGITSMTQSVMQQFASREDLKVRQVISRSSHRQSEPQFVTDRIPLRTDTTLGRLTVDRLHRWWCQPQVDLWYYPKGYLSAWGGGGVPNVGTMHDTIVQHYADHYPESRSRRAFQFWINQTKRSLASLDCVLTVSQNASQQLYRFAERYRIKMPPVRVTYEGSHWENCLNHWFDKQDYVVHMASRAPHKKTTSLLRCWQQIQSTGRDLPTLRLVGHLDEEAQALIAKLHAVELSGPMPIGQLQMTVGRARALLLSSEIEGFGLPALESYYAGTPVCFSRGTATEEVLAGDPAEGGFELEHPDSLEQSLHWAFGLSEDDVRVSAQQMYQRFSCAKIADGIVDAFEQTVRGDLR, encoded by the coding sequence ATGGAACTGACGGAACAATCACAAACTGAATCACGAAAGTCCTCGCCTTTTCGGCGTGGGCATTTTGTGGGTTCGGAATCTTCGCAGGATGGGGCATCGGATTCGCAGCGAACATTGTCGGTGGCGGTGTATTTGGCGGACCAGAACCCGCACCGCGATCGCAGTTTGGGCATCACTTCGATGACCCAGTCGGTGATGCAGCAGTTCGCATCGCGTGAAGATCTAAAAGTCCGTCAAGTCATCAGCCGCAGTTCGCACCGACAATCCGAACCGCAATTCGTGACCGACAGGATTCCGTTGCGGACCGACACGACGTTGGGCCGCTTGACCGTGGATCGGTTGCATCGGTGGTGGTGTCAACCGCAAGTCGATTTGTGGTATTACCCCAAGGGTTACCTATCGGCATGGGGCGGCGGCGGTGTTCCCAATGTCGGAACGATGCATGACACGATCGTCCAACACTATGCGGACCACTATCCCGAAAGCCGCAGCCGACGGGCGTTTCAGTTTTGGATCAACCAAACCAAACGCAGTTTGGCGTCACTGGACTGTGTGTTGACGGTTTCGCAAAACGCATCGCAGCAGTTGTACCGATTTGCCGAGCGGTACCGAATCAAAATGCCTCCGGTCCGTGTGACCTACGAAGGCAGTCATTGGGAAAACTGTTTGAACCACTGGTTCGATAAGCAGGACTATGTCGTTCACATGGCGTCGCGTGCCCCGCATAAAAAAACCACGTCGTTGTTGCGGTGTTGGCAACAGATCCAATCGACCGGGCGTGATTTACCGACCCTGCGTTTGGTCGGCCATTTGGATGAAGAAGCGCAGGCGTTGATAGCGAAGTTGCACGCGGTGGAACTGTCGGGGCCGATGCCGATCGGGCAGTTGCAGATGACCGTCGGCAGGGCTCGCGCGTTGCTGTTGTCCAGTGAAATCGAAGGTTTCGGATTACCCGCCTTGGAAAGCTATTACGCGGGAACACCGGTCTGCTTCAGTCGGGGGACGGCGACGGAGGAAGTCTTGGCGGGGGATCCAGCCGAGGGCGGTTTTGAGCTGGAACATCCCGATTCGCTGGAACAATCACTGCACTGGGCTTTCGGCTTATCCGAGGACGACGTTCGTGTTTCAGCCCAGCAAATGTATCAGCGTTTCAGCTGTGCCAAGATTGCTGACGGGATCGTGGATGCCTTTGAACAGACCGTTCGTGGCGACCTTCGCTAA
- a CDS encoding glycosyltransferase family 4 protein, protein MRLAEQNVVFLVNFVAPNHLAVLRELASRVRRLTVLSSVAMEANRQWDSQWDDLNVIVQRTRTVTRTAKHPGGYQEPNYIHIPLDTASQLKQLSPDAVVSLEMGARSWLAQRYCRRQPECVHVLSVYASQRSEAGRGWLRQRVRRHLLRRADWVTFNGPSCRRLLLSLGADAKRMSPWDYAADPRKAYRGAIESDVGRTGDASLQVLTVGQLSERKGVDVALRQLIQRCRQSGGRSVCWNLVGDGPLREQIAGAELPGNLQIRLHGHCEPDRLSKHYAANDLLLFPTLGDEWGLVVDEALASALPVVGSRHSQAVETLIENGENGWIYDPDEEHALAAVFKQVEQVDESKWKQLQSSARQSVANRTPEASACQLGEAIQNARRDVGLNNSIGSDGHQADERFGPVSSEC, encoded by the coding sequence ATGCGGTTGGCGGAGCAAAACGTCGTCTTTTTGGTGAATTTCGTTGCGCCCAATCACTTGGCCGTGTTGCGGGAATTGGCCAGCCGTGTCCGGCGTTTGACCGTATTGTCATCGGTCGCCATGGAAGCCAACCGGCAGTGGGATTCCCAGTGGGACGATTTGAACGTCATCGTCCAACGAACCCGCACCGTCACGCGAACAGCCAAGCATCCAGGCGGGTATCAGGAACCAAACTACATTCACATTCCGTTGGATACGGCATCGCAGTTGAAGCAGCTTTCACCCGATGCCGTGGTTTCCTTGGAAATGGGCGCTCGGTCTTGGCTGGCCCAGCGTTACTGTCGTCGCCAGCCCGAGTGTGTGCACGTGCTAAGCGTTTATGCGTCGCAGCGAAGTGAAGCCGGGCGAGGGTGGCTGCGTCAGCGGGTTCGGCGGCATCTGCTGCGTCGGGCCGATTGGGTGACGTTCAACGGTCCCAGTTGTCGACGCTTGCTGTTGTCATTGGGCGCCGATGCCAAGCGAATGTCGCCTTGGGATTACGCCGCCGATCCACGGAAAGCCTATCGCGGCGCCATCGAATCGGATGTTGGTCGCACCGGCGATGCGTCGCTGCAGGTGCTGACGGTCGGGCAATTGAGCGAGCGAAAAGGCGTCGACGTCGCACTTCGTCAGTTGATCCAGCGTTGCCGACAATCCGGCGGTCGGTCGGTGTGTTGGAATCTGGTCGGCGATGGCCCGTTGCGGGAACAGATCGCGGGGGCCGAATTGCCCGGCAATCTGCAGATCCGGCTTCATGGTCATTGCGAACCGGATCGATTGTCAAAGCACTACGCTGCCAATGACCTGTTGCTGTTTCCAACGCTGGGCGATGAATGGGGATTGGTCGTTGATGAGGCATTAGCGTCCGCGTTACCCGTGGTCGGCAGTCGTCATAGCCAAGCGGTCGAGACACTGATAGAAAACGGTGAAAATGGCTGGATCTATGATCCGGATGAGGAACACGCCCTGGCTGCGGTGTTCAAACAGGTTGAACAAGTCGACGAATCCAAGTGGAAGCAGTTGCAGTCGTCGGCCAGGCAATCGGTGGCTAACCGAACCCCCGAAGCTTCCGCATGCCAGCTTGGCGAAGCTATCCAAAATGCTCGGCGTGATGTCGGGCTAAACAATTCGATCGGTTCCGACGGTCATCAGGCGGATGAGCGGTTCGGGCCCGTGTCGTCCGAATGCTGA
- a CDS encoding GumC family protein, with the protein MSGLIDRCVVVRRNQAYDQFAPLGLRDLIAACLRYWPSILALAFLIFATSIVVILLLPAKFDSQGQLLVRLGRGSVALDPTTSLTPTVSLQESRASQVNSVREMLRSRALAERVVREIGAQRMMEPHSRLSRWIQSAMQSVAASLPKSPPSGDGEMTEEQVAAQLEMEQACKTLESMLDVYSAPDVYTVNLGVRSESPFLSRDVLNAVMQQYQVYHVEAHQSDGSVEFFDQESEQAFALAADAKTRLAETKTEMGVVEIEAAKSSLVGLISQVDRDLLSTESEIASLRSELDQLDQEIAVLPAEIESETISGIPKATGDSMRQTLYGLEVEYKELTSKLKSNHPKVRALKEQLDSATEIAASEVGERPQTRVALNPIRQQLELTKRTTTSRLSGLQSKKKTLLESKQQLKLQLATLNKDEAALAKLSWEASLAEADYMRAAENRDRARRVAELDREKVSEISIIQPATLSLKKATPSRGVLVVLAAMMSMGLAVGQAVLRGLFDVSGDIDSNNAVGRGESSSGRDAPTEGHQDHSVHEPVHDGAEVHDSTGDIEDTESKDDQVVGLPR; encoded by the coding sequence ATGTCTGGACTTATCGACAGGTGTGTGGTGGTGCGACGAAACCAAGCTTACGACCAATTTGCTCCGCTGGGTTTGCGAGACCTCATCGCGGCATGTTTGCGGTATTGGCCGTCGATTTTGGCTTTAGCATTCTTGATTTTCGCGACGTCGATCGTGGTGATCCTGTTGTTGCCCGCCAAGTTTGATTCTCAGGGGCAACTGTTGGTTCGTCTGGGACGGGGATCGGTTGCGTTGGACCCCACCACTTCATTGACCCCGACGGTGTCGCTTCAGGAATCGCGGGCCAGCCAAGTGAATTCGGTTCGGGAAATGCTTCGCAGTCGTGCGTTGGCCGAACGCGTGGTTCGCGAAATCGGCGCCCAGCGGATGATGGAGCCGCACAGTCGGTTAAGCCGATGGATTCAATCGGCGATGCAATCCGTGGCGGCTTCATTGCCCAAGTCGCCGCCATCGGGCGACGGCGAAATGACTGAGGAACAGGTTGCCGCGCAACTGGAAATGGAACAGGCGTGCAAGACGTTGGAATCGATGTTGGACGTCTATTCGGCGCCCGACGTCTACACGGTCAACTTGGGCGTACGCAGTGAATCACCGTTCTTGTCGCGGGACGTCTTGAATGCCGTGATGCAGCAGTATCAGGTCTATCACGTCGAAGCCCATCAATCGGACGGTTCGGTGGAGTTCTTTGACCAGGAATCCGAACAAGCCTTTGCGTTGGCGGCCGATGCTAAAACGCGTTTGGCCGAAACGAAGACCGAGATGGGGGTGGTGGAAATCGAAGCCGCCAAGTCATCGCTGGTCGGGTTGATCAGCCAAGTGGACCGCGACCTGTTGTCGACCGAAAGTGAAATCGCCAGCCTGCGATCCGAATTGGACCAGCTGGATCAAGAGATCGCGGTCCTGCCTGCCGAGATCGAATCGGAAACCATCAGCGGGATCCCCAAGGCGACCGGCGATTCGATGCGACAGACGCTGTACGGTTTGGAGGTCGAGTACAAAGAGTTGACTTCGAAACTGAAATCGAATCATCCGAAGGTGCGGGCGCTGAAAGAACAATTGGACTCGGCTACCGAGATCGCCGCGTCCGAGGTCGGGGAACGACCGCAAACGCGTGTCGCTTTGAATCCGATCCGTCAGCAATTGGAATTGACCAAGCGGACGACGACGTCGCGCTTGTCGGGGTTGCAATCCAAGAAGAAGACGCTGTTGGAATCCAAGCAACAACTGAAACTGCAATTGGCGACGTTGAATAAGGACGAAGCGGCGTTGGCCAAGCTTTCTTGGGAAGCATCGTTGGCCGAAGCCGACTATATGCGTGCCGCCGAAAACCGTGATCGGGCCCGCCGTGTTGCCGAGTTGGATCGCGAAAAGGTCAGCGAGATCAGCATCATTCAGCCCGCAACGCTTTCGCTGAAGAAAGCGACACCGTCACGTGGCGTATTGGTTGTTTTGGCCGCGATGATGTCGATGGGACTGGCCGTGGGACAGGCGGTTCTGCGTGGCTTGTTTGATGTTTCGGGCGATATCGATTCAAACAACGCGGTGGGACGTGGCGAATCATCAAGCGGGCGGGATGCGCCGACCGAAGGACACCAGGACCATTCGGTTCATGAACCAGTGCATGATGGTGCCGAGGTTCATGACAGTACCGGGGATATCGAGGACACCGAATCCAAGGACGACCAAGTGGTCGGATTGCCACGGTAG
- a CDS encoding NYN domain-containing protein → MAKSLKLLIDGYNIIAPVAAPGRGSTEAWLHHERMGLLNRLVQFLPAKIARRCCVVFDARQPPAGRPDRFEHQGIDVRFAVDHDEADDLIEQLIASHHSPKGLAVVSSDRRIQTAARRKGATAFESQTWFDRLLDGRVGLAKAGQDQNDHSGPGRASELSSKPDETDLDEDEVQRWMRDFGVDPH, encoded by the coding sequence ATGGCCAAATCGCTCAAGCTTCTGATCGACGGATACAACATCATCGCGCCGGTAGCCGCGCCCGGACGCGGATCGACGGAGGCATGGTTGCACCACGAACGCATGGGTTTGTTGAATCGTCTGGTGCAATTCTTGCCGGCGAAAATTGCGCGGCGTTGTTGCGTGGTGTTTGACGCTCGCCAACCGCCGGCCGGCCGACCGGACCGGTTTGAACATCAAGGGATTGATGTGCGTTTTGCCGTGGATCATGACGAAGCGGATGATCTGATTGAACAGTTGATCGCTTCACATCATTCCCCCAAGGGCTTGGCCGTCGTGTCATCGGATCGGCGGATTCAGACCGCCGCTCGGCGAAAGGGGGCGACCGCTTTCGAATCGCAGACTTGGTTTGATCGCCTGTTGGATGGGCGTGTCGGGCTGGCCAAAGCAGGGCAGGATCAAAACGATCACAGCGGGCCAGGCCGAGCCTCGGAATTATCGTCAAAACCAGACGAAACGGACTTGGACGAAGACGAGGTTCAGCGATGGATGCGGGATTTCGGAGTCGATCCTCACTAA
- a CDS encoding lipopolysaccharide biosynthesis protein encodes MTTDTTLSNPADLPVDPPPERPGKIRAAWDQVRQRSTFVWTVGFAFAVVALQLGQGILLARLLGPEGRGQYATCVLYVQMLLYVGLFGGLEVICRYAADAGNEQVPANQNPLRRAALRLGMTTGIATMAVVVLLNVVGLPGEKRFLMPLALICSLSMVGQHVMLIMTAVDRGSGDFRAYNWRRFMSAAAFPGLLLAAFLTFGVDLRVACWMFVAASALSMVVCVIGVPQPLRGASSPPVRSLVRESRPYGVSMLATDLFERLDLLLVMWLTSLVTQGYYAAMVPVVYPLTVIPNTLGLFLFNAGADSNRRLKTADVHRILGSSLAVQAATLVPFLILIGPMVRLVYGEEFSPAIQFAWWLAPVSALKGILQGLDSYVKGRGRPLASILCRVVAAVAMVTLTLLLIDQWGAVAIAFSALVGQIICLVWISAIVYADVHRQHPASVA; translated from the coding sequence ATGACCACCGATACGACCCTTTCGAACCCCGCCGATTTGCCCGTGGATCCGCCGCCGGAACGTCCGGGGAAGATTCGCGCCGCTTGGGATCAGGTCCGTCAACGCAGCACGTTCGTATGGACGGTGGGTTTTGCGTTTGCGGTCGTCGCGCTTCAGCTGGGCCAGGGCATCTTGCTGGCGCGGTTGTTGGGGCCCGAGGGGCGTGGCCAATACGCGACCTGTGTCTTGTATGTCCAAATGCTGCTGTATGTCGGACTGTTCGGTGGTCTGGAAGTGATCTGTCGTTACGCCGCTGATGCGGGGAACGAGCAGGTCCCGGCGAATCAAAACCCGCTGCGGCGGGCGGCGCTGCGATTGGGCATGACCACGGGAATCGCCACGATGGCGGTGGTCGTGTTGTTGAACGTGGTCGGTTTGCCAGGGGAGAAGCGATTCTTGATGCCGCTGGCGTTGATCTGTTCGCTCAGCATGGTTGGCCAGCATGTGATGTTGATCATGACCGCGGTCGATCGCGGTTCGGGCGACTTTCGCGCTTACAACTGGCGTCGTTTCATGTCGGCGGCGGCATTTCCTGGTCTGTTGCTGGCTGCGTTTTTGACGTTCGGCGTGGATCTGCGTGTCGCATGCTGGATGTTCGTCGCGGCGTCCGCTTTGTCGATGGTGGTGTGTGTCATTGGGGTGCCCCAGCCGCTGCGTGGCGCGTCGTCGCCGCCGGTGCGATCGCTGGTTCGTGAAAGCCGGCCCTATGGGGTTTCCATGCTGGCAACGGATCTGTTCGAACGCTTGGATCTGTTGTTGGTGATGTGGCTGACATCCTTGGTGACTCAGGGGTATTACGCCGCCATGGTGCCGGTGGTCTATCCACTGACCGTGATCCCCAACACGCTGGGTTTGTTTTTGTTCAATGCCGGGGCGGATTCGAATCGCCGTCTGAAAACGGCGGACGTCCATCGGATTCTGGGCAGTTCGCTTGCAGTGCAGGCTGCGACGCTGGTGCCGTTTTTGATCCTGATCGGACCGATGGTCCGGCTGGTCTATGGTGAGGAGTTTTCGCCCGCGATTCAGTTCGCATGGTGGTTGGCGCCGGTGTCCGCACTAAAAGGAATCTTGCAAGGACTGGATAGTTACGTCAAAGGACGTGGACGTCCGCTGGCATCCATTCTTTGTCGTGTCGTTGCGGCGGTCGCCATGGTCACGCTGACGCTGTTGTTGATCGATCAATGGGGCGCCGTGGCGATCGCGTTTTCCGCGTTGGTGGGACAGATCATCTGTCTCGTTTGGATCTCGGCGATCGTTTATGCCGATGTCCACCGCCAGCATCCCGCGTCGGTCGCCTAA
- a CDS encoding FHA domain-containing protein: MFVQLILAQGSRAGLTADIAHGYYMIGRHAECQIRPKSKSVSRRHCLIHHGAESVRVLDLNSTSGTRLNNEKLPPLQWTQLSDGDQLRCGKVAFDLAVAATTPASGTRATGTPATGTPADDDSGDGPADTPTMIQGEAWQEFDIAAFLEKQDDADRERRYENIRSRVAAGEEAASDDGDERSLDIDSVDVDWDDSDSMDVSIGQSDTAVKEPTGRPSAASRSPDRKPSESPFAGSKKRRASKADTDWVETAKMVGAIVLAILVVALVIYQIVQFQSPPDLQVIDGID, from the coding sequence ATGTTCGTGCAACTGATTCTGGCACAGGGTAGCCGGGCCGGTCTGACTGCAGACATTGCTCACGGCTACTACATGATCGGCCGCCATGCCGAGTGCCAGATTCGGCCGAAAAGCAAATCGGTCAGCCGGCGGCATTGCCTGATTCATCATGGTGCCGAAAGCGTCCGCGTGTTGGATCTGAACAGCACCAGCGGAACTCGGCTGAACAACGAGAAATTGCCGCCGCTGCAGTGGACCCAGCTAAGCGACGGGGACCAGCTGCGTTGCGGCAAGGTCGCTTTCGATCTGGCCGTGGCCGCGACCACGCCCGCAAGCGGAACTCGTGCGACTGGAACACCCGCGACCGGGACGCCGGCGGATGATGACTCGGGGGACGGACCCGCCGATACGCCCACGATGATCCAAGGCGAAGCGTGGCAAGAGTTCGACATCGCCGCGTTTCTGGAGAAACAGGACGATGCGGATCGAGAGAGGCGATACGAAAACATTCGAAGCCGTGTCGCGGCCGGTGAAGAAGCGGCGTCCGATGACGGCGATGAACGATCCTTGGACATCGATTCGGTCGACGTCGATTGGGACGATTCCGATTCGATGGACGTGTCGATCGGTCAAAGCGATACGGCGGTGAAAGAACCGACCGGCCGCCCGTCCGCAGCGTCGCGGTCGCCCGACCGCAAGCCATCGGAATCACCGTTCGCAGGGTCAAAAAAACGTCGGGCGTCCAAGGCAGACACCGATTGGGTTGAAACGGCCAAGATGGTCGGCGCCATCGTTTTGGCCATACTTGTCGTGGCATTGGTGATCTATCAGATCGTGCAATTCCAAAGCCCACCCGACTTGCAGGTGATCGACGGGATCGACTGA